The nucleotide sequence TTTGCCTTTAGGTACAGTCAACTTTCCCCTTAACTCAGTTTAACGCCTGCTTTGCTGTACCTTGAAGTATCCACTGATAACTAACACATCACCAGcacatggtgaatatttaatgggggattggtgacaaatggaccaccccaacgtttccctaaaatggtgttgttgttgattcagttcattcacacacaaaaaaaaactgtttaagtTGCTTTACGACCACTTTAATGAGCTTTGAGGACAAAATCAACTACAATAATGGGtcattttttggggttttgggTTTATTGGCATACCATCtcataacaaaaataaatgacaataaaatgagaattcTATATGAAAACGGATATAATGAGtttggtatatatatattttatttatttattttgcagtaaaCCAGTACTTAGTTCCCCTCAGACTGAAACTTAGATTCTCGCATCATTTCctgatgtgtgcacatttgccaTTCTGCTCATTCTGCCCACATTTATAACCACATGTCAACAATCTTTGTGGTTTTTGTTGCAGAGTGATTATTCAGAGTCACAACTCACACATTAGGTCCACAGCAAAGACGCATCCATTGTGTCATCCTGGGTGAAATACCTCTtgaatgattttcttatttctttctatttctaaatttcacattcaaagtcttttcagcctctgacacCAGAGTAAATGCACTCTGGGGGTAACTCCCCCTTTGCTgcatgccttttctttcttgagggGAAATTCAGCGTTACATAGCTTCTTCTCTCAACTCGCcatcctgaaaataatcaacacaCGTTAAATCTCCAATGATGACGTGTAAATCTGAGGCGGTGTCCAAAACCAACCCCTATACCCTCTATAGTGAGGAACGCAATGTATCCACTGTGACACAGCACCAGTGCTTGTTTGATATTTGTTAATTtgtggagaaaataaaattactccAGCACTGATGTCGATGTGGTACATAGACATGTGTCTGCAAACTTTGGCTGCAACAAATATAGTGATGCATTTGGGCATTTTGGTGATATCTAAGCATATCTTAactgcagcgccccctagagtcacctccgcctcctcctgaagACTTCCTTATTTTTGTCAAAAACCAATGAATGAGAGACAAACAGGGGTttggtaaaatgtaaaatatgaataaCAATCAATGGTGCACATACAAATTAAGTTTACCTTGATGTTATTTACCGGTATTTGTATTTTACAATAACGTCCTCAACCAGTTCGTTATCTTATATTAACACATTTCTATCCAGGAAAGCTCCTTCTCAGCAGCCTGTGAGGTCACAGCTCACAATAACATCAGCCAACATGAAACTTGAACCCTCATTTGTGTCGTTTCGGCTTCAATGTGGAGCACGGCTTCCTGGGCTGGACTGTGAACGTtctgttgcctgtgtgtgtgtgtgtgtgtgtgtgtgtgtgtgtgtgtgtgtgtgtgtgtgtgtgtgtgtgtgtgtgtgtgtgtgaggggtggggggccgTCTGTGGGGGGTTCTTCCACAGTAGTTTGATTAATGCTGAATTTCTACatatgaagagaaaagaaaactaaTTGACAGATTCTTCCAAAGTCTGGTGTCCTCAGTGTTTGACCGACAATGAGCTGCTGTCTTTGATCTGATTTGTGCGTCTCTTTTTATGATAATctagtccaatcagaggatggTGTTTCTGCGCCCTCCCATTTGATACGAGTACATAAGatggacatttttgacatttcagcCCATCTAACCGTCTCCTTAGCTGGATTAGCCAAACATGAGGTTTATATTTTATCTGCTGAGCCTCCGACTCGTGCGTAAGTATATACAGTCCTCTTTTATTCCATTTGTATTCAACGTTAACACAGAATAGTGCCCATGTTACTGCATTGGCTGTTTTCTTTAGGTGGGGTGGATGAGCAGCACTTTGAGATGAAACGGGCTGatgttggagaaaatgtgaCTCTGACTTGTGAACGCGAGCAATCTGGAGAGCCAACAATGTTCTATTGGATCAGATTTGTTCCTGGAAGCCCACCTGATGTCGTGGgagtcatttattattttgactACAAGGCTCCAAACAATTCCTCTCATTTTATTTGTGAACAGGGCCTGGCACGTTTATGTTGCATATTCTGTCAGTGACTCCACATGATGCAGGATTTTATTACTGTATTAAAACTACTTATACAAGCATGACATTTCTTCATGGGATATTTCTCAGAATTCCAGGTAAGAATGATGTAAAATAACAATTTAATTtcatattcttttaaaatgttagaGGTAAGATAAGATATCTTTATTTCTGCCACAGTGGGAACATTtacatggctgcagcagcaaagtctgtgattcagagcgATAGATTTGACAGAAACCCGACATGTTTCTTGTCCTATTTCAATTTCTCAGGGACGGAGCCTGATGTCAAAGCCGTAATCCAAGTGCCTCCGTCTGATTCGGTGCGTTCAGTGACGCTGCAGTGTTCTGTCCTCTCTGACTCTGAAAACACAACCTGCAGAACAGAGCGCAACGTGTGCTGGTTCCAGTCTGGACCTGATGCATCTTATCCCAGTGTCTTTGCTGCACACGGAGGCCGCCAGGATGGATGCCAGGGTGGTGTCAGAGGTGGCGCTCCACAGAaatgggagagcagcagctcagagttaCTGGGCTCCTCTGATGCTGGGCCCTTTTCCTGCGCTGTGGCCACAtgtggggagtttttctttggaaCCCTCAACTTCAGGACTGCAGGGGTCTTAGATGAGAACACTATattggtggttctgctggctgctgctttggttgCAAGTGTTATTGTAAATGTCTGCCTGGTTTGGATCCTAAAGGGAAAATCTTCGAGCTGTTGCGAGGGTacgttttaatttttttttaaggagtttaaaaatgtaaaattatttCCCATTATTGTTCAGTGAGAATATATTCAATAAAATACCTtctgaaacagctgctttttttctcttatttttaaaacagctgcCGTACTCAGTTGCACAACAGGCGCGAGTGACGAGGACACTCAGCCGGTGAGGATCAGAACAATCAAAAGCGTTATAGACGTGTAAATACTGATTTTTGATTAACATGAGATTTTTccctgtgtctgctcagacagaagaggagatgtGTTATTCTGCTCCAGTCTTCACCAGGAGCAAAGCTCAACCAGACAGAGGTCGTctcaaagacaaagaaacagtcTACTCTGAAGTGAGGACCCCCGTTACAGGAAATTAATGCAAATGTAGGAAACACATTGTTTATTAagacaattcaaataaaattacacacagatacaaataTGTCGACGTTATCGCTCAGCTTTTAAGAGTTTTAAGAGCTGCTTTGTATCCATAGAAGGAccgatttaaaatttaaaattggtCTGGTCAGGTTTGatcagttctgctcctctcaaccTGAAAttttttcttattattgttCATTGTATTATTGTGATGATTGTAGATTTTCCTTTTTAGCACTTTTGGTGTTTTAATTTCCGTATTGTCTTTTTTGTAGGTTTGTTAACTGTTCTGAAACTTGCTCAAAATAATGCTGGTGTGTCCCAGCAAAAGCATTTATGTTATTATAAACCAGAATTAACTAAAAGTTTGCTTTAGTGTGTTTAATAAAAGGCTAAAAATTTACCTTTTATGTTTTGTTACAGATTTTTCCCAATAATTTAAGTTTATTTGTAAGGCAGCCGTTAATAAGTTACTATGTATATAAGGAAAACAGACATTTGGTTGAAAATGAACAGATGCATCAATATACACGGACATTGAAACATATGAACTGTCTAAACCACATAATTGTTTGTCAAACCATTGGCCTAGATTATAAATTAAGCGAAAAATGTTCAACTATTCTTTATATCCATTGGAGGTCTGGACATCCGCAGACATTGGTCTAGTATTAAAGCACCGTGTGGCTAGCTTTATAAGAATCTTTTATGTGAGCTGATTAGAccaaaacataataataattaataattaataatgaaATCCTagtttatcatttttaaataattctgcACATCAGGATGTCACCAGACTTTGATGGACTGCCTATTAGATTGAGCCACATCAAACAGACCTACTGGTTCCAGTTCAGGTTCAAAAACTGCTGCAAGTTCAAGCACAAATGCGTAATTGTTGGTGCTACAGTACAATTTGAATATGTACTGCAGCATGTATGTCTCCCCCTCGTGGTAGATGAAGTCAttacacatttgttttccaCTTCGCTTAAACAGACTTGTATATTATTgttctttgaattttaaatctaaatatttttgtGCTGAACGTGTCTATTGTCTTTCTAACCCCCCTCTATTGCacctcttctctctctaccAGTTGGGTTAAAGGAAACAGGGTCATTTCATGGTTTCTGCCTCACCACACTTGCCTCAAGGAGAGAGTTTGTTCATTCTTAATATTATTctatattaaatacatgtaattattagtaaattagtttaaattaaattggtTTGAAGTGTAGATGATCTCATTGGATGTgctaaaacacaaaccaaaatctCTTCTAAACATAATTTTTGGGTTACTACTGTAAATTTCTGGTTGGCGAGTCAGGGAgctaaaattcaaatgaaatccTTCACCATCAAAACTAAATATCTCTCAGATTTAAGAAAGGGGAAATGTCATCACAgtgcttttactttaaaaacttAAAAACTCTGCTTCAGTTTTCAGAGGTTGGAAAACGAGCTGATATCACTTCCCTGTGCTCTTACTGAGAACCAAGCACACTGTAATGAAActgtttccttcatctgatCATTTGAGCAGCACCTTTAACCCGTGAGACGCGACAGGCGCACTAAATAGAGAATGCTGATTCTATTTTatatcctcctctttcctgtcagatttGGGGGTAAGTAACCCAggaaactatttttttttactaattagTTCCAAGAATCTGCTCTTTACTCTGTCATTTTGGAGagatcaaacacattttcctatGTTGGGTGTATTATTTGCCTTTACAGGATGCACAAATAACAACATTGAGACCAAGAATGTAACTGTTGGAGAGACTGTGAGACTGAAGTGTCCCCGCAAGACGTTAGAAACCCTCTTATGGATCAGAGTTATTCCTGGATTCTTACCTGAACGCCTCGGAAAATCATCTCATCATACAAAAGATTCTCACTTCACAACCAAAATTGAATCAGGATCATTTGTTTTGGTTATTAATAACACACGTGTGGATGATACTGGAGTTTATTTCTGCATGACGgggaaaagtgcatttttgaaaagagTAGACCTAACAGTAGTAGGTGAATATCTGCTGGTTTGGACATAGTTCATCTTGGAACATCACAGTTCATTTATCAGAATTCATTTGTGCCTAATTTTGTCTCAGAACGCGAAGGTGATGGTGTCCCCACGGCTCATCCCTATGATCCGACCCCTGGAGAACGCTCTGTGCTCCTCCAGTGTCCCGTCCTCTCTGACTCCGAGAACCCAACGTCTCTGGATGACCTCAACAgccgctgctgtggctccagatCTGTTGggccatttttcagttttcattgcAGAAACAACGTGGAAGTGGATGAAAACAACTTAAACAGATCCAGAAACAGCGTCTTCAGTAACATCTGCTCTTCTGGAGATTTGTGTTGTTCCATAGGAAAATGTGAGCAGACATGGGGGAACTGCTCAGAGCCCAAAATTGAAGGTAAAAGTTGATTTTTACATTCTACTTCCTGTATTTCAAATTGGCAATAAATatgctaattattttaattttatgattTCAGTGAAAATTAAAGATGGCCATATAATCTCCACAGTTTATACACACTCGGTGCTGCTGTGTCCGTTGGTCTCATcgtcctttttatttatctgaggACTAAGCAGAAGAAAACCTTTGTGGCTGTTGCACTGGTAAGAAACACGTCTCTTAAATGTCTTAAAGTTACTTGAGAAGCATTTTGGGCAAATTTACTTCACTTGTGTACTTTTCTTTCACCAAACAGCTCGTTTTACTCTGCAAAGAACTGCTGTAAAAGTCAGTGTTGATCACTGCAATCAACAGGTAAAGACATGATAAACAGCCATacataatgttaataataagaTTTCCATGTTTCTCCCAGACCAGTGAGGAGCAGGATTTGGTTTACGCCATTCCAAACATTGCTCGAAGAAAATCAGTGAGAAATGATGAtacagagaaggaagaaagaagcatCTACTCTGATGTCAGGGAATACTCTGGAGGAGGGCTGATTAAGGCTGACTTCTACATTATACTTCATTTACCatattttggtcattttcattcattaacaaatgaaatgtgtgcaaAGAGATGCTGTGTTTTACGTATTTAACTCACTGTTAACTAAATGCCATGCCTCTCgggggcagcaggggaaagTTGACTGTACCTAAAGGCAAAACTGTGCTGATGTTATTGTGAcatgtggcaggacgaggaacgactcagactgagca is from Takifugu flavidus isolate HTHZ2018 unplaced genomic scaffold, ASM371156v2 ctg509, whole genome shotgun sequence and encodes:
- the LOC130520758 gene encoding uncharacterized protein LOC130520758 isoform X2; this encodes MRFIFYLLSLRLVRTEPDVKAVIQVPPSDSVRSVTLQCSVLSDSENTTCRTERNVCWFQSGPDASYPSVFAAHGGRQDGCQGGVRGGAPQKWESSSSELLGSSDAGPFSCAVATCGEFFFGTLNFRTAGVLDENTILVVLLAAALVASVIVNVCLVWILKGKSSSCCEAAVLSCTTGASDEDTQPTEEEMCYSAPVFTRSKAQPDRGRLKDKETVYSEVMVSPRLIPMIRPLENALCSSSVPSSLTPRTQRLWMTSTAAAVAPDLLGHFSVFIAETTWKWMKTT
- the LOC130520758 gene encoding uncharacterized protein LOC130520758 isoform X1, whose protein sequence is MLHILSVTPHDAGFYYCIKTTYTSMTFLHGIFLRIPGTEPDVKAVIQVPPSDSVRSVTLQCSVLSDSENTTCRTERNVCWFQSGPDASYPSVFAAHGGRQDGCQGGVRGGAPQKWESSSSELLGSSDAGPFSCAVATCGEFFFGTLNFRTAGVLDENTILVVLLAAALVASVIVNVCLVWILKGKSSSCCEAAVLSCTTGASDEDTQPTEEEMCYSAPVFTRSKAQPDRGRLKDKETVYSEVMVSPRLIPMIRPLENALCSSSVPSSLTPRTQRLWMTSTAAAVAPDLLGHFSVFIAETTWKWMKTT
- the LOC130520758 gene encoding uncharacterized protein LOC130520758 isoform X3 translates to MLHILSVTPHDAGFYYCIKTTYTSMTFLHGIFLRIPGTEPDVKAVIQVPPSDSVRSVTLQCSVLSDSENTTCRTERNVCWFQSGPDASYPSVFAAHGGRQDGCQGGVRGGAPQKWESSSSELLGSSDAGPFSCAVATCGEFFFGTLNFRTAGVLDENTILVVLLAAALVASVIVNVCLVWILKGKSSSCCEAAVLSCTTGASDEDTQPTEEEMCYSAPVFTRSKAQPDRGRLKDKETVYSEVRTPVTGN
- the LOC130520758 gene encoding uncharacterized protein LOC130520758 isoform X4; the encoded protein is MLHILSVTPHDAGFYYCIKTTYTSMTFLHGIFLRIPGTEPDVKAVIQVPPSDSVRSVTLQCSVLSDSENTTCRTERNVCWFQSGPDASYPSVFAAHGGRQDGCQGGVRGGAPQKWESSSSELLGSSDAGPFSCAVATCGEFFFGTLNFRTAGVLDENTILVVLLAAALVASVIVNVCLVWILKGKSSSCCEAAVLSCTTGASDEDTQPTEEEMCYSAPVFTRSKAQPDRGRLKDKETVYSELG